Proteins from a single region of Desertibacillus haloalkaliphilus:
- a CDS encoding adenine deaminase C-terminal domain-containing protein, producing MTERIYRWTKKHLREQLAVVRGDMSPTIVLENATYLNSVRRQWFTANIWIYKDRIVYVGDAFPDRVENTEVVDCSEHYIVPGYIEHHAHPFQLYNPHSLAKYAALRGTTTLINDNMMFFLHLDKKKALSAVEKLDELPTSMYWWCRYDAQTELEEEEELFSNSKMKAWLEHHLVIQGGELTSWPKVLSGDDSILHWMQETTRLRKPIEGHLPGASEKTLSQMALLGVTCDHEAINGKEALMRLNLGYTTSLRYSSIRPDLPKMLEELQELGVDDYSRVLFTTDGSTPAFYEQGVIDKLIKIAIDKGVPIVDAYAMGTYNVARYYNIDHKLGMIAPGRMAHLNFLTKKEDPVPTSVLAKGQWIRYQGEDCYPESTFPWEDYGVKPLDIDWELTDDDLHFSMPLGIELSNAVILKPYQVSREVTVDSLSYDHDECFFVLIDRNGKWMINTVIKGFASRLSGFASSFSNTGDIVLIGKNKKDMVVAFNALKKAGGGMFIVEDEQVVSQIELPLFGMLSNKPMPELIAEHKEFVDLLRARGYEHQDPVYTLLFFSSTHLPYIRVTQRGIYDVHKKTVLFPSIMR from the coding sequence ATGACAGAACGAATTTACCGTTGGACAAAGAAGCATTTACGAGAACAGTTAGCGGTTGTTCGTGGTGATATGTCACCAACAATCGTTTTAGAGAACGCAACATACTTAAATAGTGTGCGTAGACAATGGTTTACAGCAAATATTTGGATTTATAAGGATCGAATTGTATACGTTGGTGATGCGTTTCCGGATCGTGTAGAGAACACTGAGGTTGTTGATTGCAGTGAACACTACATTGTACCTGGATATATTGAACACCATGCTCACCCGTTTCAATTATATAATCCCCACTCGCTTGCGAAATATGCAGCATTACGAGGAACGACAACATTAATTAATGATAATATGATGTTCTTTTTACATTTGGATAAAAAGAAAGCGCTTTCCGCAGTTGAGAAATTAGATGAGCTCCCGACATCGATGTATTGGTGGTGTCGTTATGATGCGCAAACCGAGTTAGAGGAAGAGGAAGAGTTGTTTTCAAATTCTAAAATGAAAGCATGGTTAGAGCATCATCTGGTGATTCAAGGGGGAGAGTTAACATCTTGGCCTAAAGTATTGAGCGGTGATGATTCAATCTTACATTGGATGCAAGAGACGACTCGTTTGCGTAAACCGATTGAAGGTCACTTACCGGGAGCTAGTGAAAAAACGCTCTCACAGATGGCGTTGTTAGGGGTGACATGTGACCATGAGGCAATAAATGGTAAAGAAGCCTTAATGCGTTTGAACTTAGGTTATACAACATCTTTACGTTATTCTTCAATTCGTCCTGATTTGCCAAAAATGTTAGAGGAATTACAAGAGTTAGGCGTTGATGATTATAGTCGCGTCCTATTTACCACAGATGGATCAACGCCAGCTTTCTATGAACAAGGTGTTATTGATAAGTTGATCAAAATTGCAATTGATAAAGGAGTTCCAATTGTTGATGCGTATGCGATGGGGACGTATAATGTCGCTAGGTATTATAACATCGACCATAAGCTGGGCATGATAGCACCAGGGCGAATGGCGCATCTAAACTTCTTAACTAAAAAGGAAGATCCCGTACCGACCTCAGTGTTGGCTAAAGGACAATGGATCCGTTATCAAGGTGAAGACTGTTACCCAGAGTCGACGTTTCCGTGGGAAGACTATGGTGTTAAGCCGTTAGACATTGACTGGGAATTAACGGACGATGATTTGCATTTTTCAATGCCGTTAGGAATAGAATTGTCTAACGCCGTCATACTCAAACCTTATCAAGTCTCAAGAGAAGTTACCGTTGATTCCTTATCATATGATCATGATGAATGTTTTTTTGTTTTAATTGACCGTAATGGAAAATGGATGATTAATACGGTGATCAAAGGATTTGCTAGCCGGTTATCAGGGTTTGCAAGCTCATTTTCAAACACTGGTGATATTGTCTTGATTGGAAAAAATAAAAAGGACATGGTCGTTGCATTCAATGCTTTAAAGAAAGCTGGCGGTGGGATGTTCATTGTTGAAGATGAACAAGTGGTCAGTCAGATTGAACTTCCTTTGTTTGGGATGTTGTCAAATAAGCCAATGCCAGAGCTTATCGCAGAACACAAAGAGTTTGTTGATTTATTACGCGCTAGAGGGTATGAGCATCAGGACCCTGTCTATACGCTTCTCTTCTTTTCATCCACACATTTGCCGTATATTCGGGTGACACAACGTGGAATCTATGATGTTCATAAGAAAACAGTACTCTTTCCTTCGATTATGCGTTAA
- a CDS encoding DUF3048 domain-containing protein, with product MKRLFLVLMASSLVLFACGSSEDVTTEEEGRDEIDVINESEPEDEETIDEVTFDYVSPLTGEGTDDSVRHRAIAVMINNAPQARPQSGVHQADLVYEVLAEGAVTRLLAMFHSEQPDVIGPVRSARGYYIDLANGYDSLYVTHGWSPEAQQMLERQGKADFLSGLYHDGTLFERSSERVAPHNSYISYDDMVRGLEDKGYQLERHIEPLLFYEGEPEIGGVKAEDVTVSYLDRYYVTYRYDEDEQVYHRFNGDDQSVDHETGDPVALENVLIVEMSHRIVDDVGRRSINLTSGGKGVLLQQGRAQQIDWVNEGGRILPVSDGETVPFLPGQTWINIVPDSPGIEEGVIITDFSNEEGVVESANR from the coding sequence ATGAAACGATTATTTTTAGTACTCATGGCGAGTTCTCTAGTCTTATTTGCTTGTGGCTCGAGTGAGGATGTGACGACTGAAGAAGAAGGTCGCGATGAAATCGATGTGATCAATGAAAGTGAACCAGAGGATGAGGAGACCATTGATGAGGTGACATTTGATTATGTCAGTCCATTAACAGGTGAAGGTACAGATGACTCGGTTCGCCATCGGGCCATTGCTGTGATGATTAATAATGCCCCACAAGCGAGGCCACAGTCAGGAGTACACCAAGCAGATCTTGTTTATGAGGTGTTGGCCGAAGGGGCTGTGACGCGTCTGTTAGCTATGTTCCACAGTGAACAGCCAGATGTCATTGGTCCTGTCCGTAGTGCGAGAGGGTATTATATTGATTTAGCAAATGGGTATGACTCATTATATGTTACGCATGGCTGGAGTCCCGAGGCTCAACAAATGTTAGAAAGACAAGGGAAAGCTGATTTCCTGAGTGGTCTTTATCATGATGGAACACTTTTCGAGCGATCATCAGAACGTGTTGCACCACATAACTCCTACATTTCATATGACGATATGGTTCGTGGGTTAGAAGATAAAGGGTACCAATTGGAGCGACATATCGAACCATTATTATTTTATGAAGGTGAGCCGGAGATTGGCGGTGTGAAGGCTGAAGATGTTACGGTTAGCTACCTAGATAGGTATTATGTAACCTATAGGTACGATGAGGACGAGCAAGTTTACCACCGCTTTAATGGTGATGACCAATCCGTTGATCATGAAACGGGTGATCCGGTAGCATTGGAAAATGTCCTTATTGTTGAAATGAGTCATCGCATAGTTGATGATGTCGGTCGCCGAAGCATTAATCTTACTTCTGGAGGGAAGGGCGTGCTCTTACAGCAAGGCAGAGCTCAGCAGATCGATTGGGTCAACGAGGGTGGACGTATTTTGCCTGTTTCTGATGGAGAAACGGTTCCATTCTTGCCGGGGCAAACATGGATTAATATCGTGCCCGACTCGCCAGGGATTGAAGAAGGTGTCATAATAACGGATTTTAGTAATGAGGAAGGTGTGGTTGAAAGTGCAAATCGATAA
- a CDS encoding YerC/YecD family TrpR-related protein produces the protein MQIDKLRGKELDQLFNAILSLEDLEECYQFFDDLCTINEIQSLAQRLEVARMLRNGFTYHKIETETGASTATISRVKRCLNYGNDGYKMTLERVSEKEETAE, from the coding sequence GTGCAAATCGATAAATTGCGAGGCAAAGAATTAGACCAGTTGTTTAACGCGATTTTGTCATTAGAAGATTTGGAAGAGTGTTACCAGTTCTTTGATGATCTCTGCACAATTAATGAAATTCAATCGTTGGCACAACGGTTAGAAGTGGCTCGAATGCTACGGAATGGCTTTACGTATCATAAAATTGAAACGGAAACAGGTGCAAGTACAGCAACAATTTCACGAGTAAAGCGGTGCTTAAATTATGGTAATGATGGTTATAAAATGACATTAGAACGGGTAAGCGAAAAGGAAGAGACAGCCGAATAG